A stretch of DNA from Jatrophihabitans endophyticus:
CCTCGTGCGGGAGGCGTTGAGCGAGCTCGTCCCCCCGACCCGCGACGAATCGGGATGCCTCGCGTACTCGCTGTACCGCTCGACCGAGGACCCGACCGTGTTCGTCACCGTCGAGTCGTGGCGGGAGGCCGACGACCTGGCGGCGCACATGCGTTCCGAGCACATCGCGGCGGCGTTCGCCAAGGCCGGCGACGGCTTCGCGGGACGCCCCGTCATCCACTCGCTGGAAGCGCTCGACGAGGCCTAGGCATCACATCTGGTCGGCACCGCCGCCGGAATGCACGCGGCGCCGATCGCGTCCCCTGCGGGAATGCGATCGGCGCCGGTGGCCGAGCTGTCGGCCCGGAGG
This window harbors:
- a CDS encoding putative quinol monooxygenase; the encoded protein is MPLPVVAVITAKPGSEDLVREALSELVPPTRDESGCLAYSLYRSTEDPTVFVTVESWREADDLAAHMRSEHIAAAFAKAGDGFAGRPVIHSLEALDEA